In the Pseudomonas sp. ADAK2 genome, one interval contains:
- a CDS encoding M48 family metallopeptidase, with protein MSNETLTINDLQFTLRRSARRKTLEITVERDGALILSAPPEVKEQALRQFVAEKSFWIYSRLAEKERLQRSIPIKQYVDGEGFLYLGRSYRLKLVDEQDGPLKLSAGRFRLLRSELPRAREHFIRWYSEHARSWLALRVENHQARMDLTPSGVRVQDLGYRWGSCGKGAQLYFHWKTILLPKPIAEYVVVHEMVHLQEPHHTPEFWLRLERVMPDYAQRKTWLAEHGIDVEGL; from the coding sequence GTGAGCAACGAAACGCTCACCATCAATGACCTACAATTCACACTGCGCCGCAGCGCGCGGCGTAAGACGCTAGAGATCACTGTCGAGCGTGACGGCGCCCTTATCCTGTCCGCTCCGCCAGAGGTGAAGGAGCAAGCGCTGCGTCAATTCGTAGCGGAAAAAAGCTTCTGGATTTATTCGCGTCTTGCCGAAAAGGAGCGCCTGCAGCGCTCAATCCCTATCAAGCAATACGTCGACGGAGAGGGATTTCTGTACTTGGGGCGAAGTTATCGCCTCAAACTGGTCGATGAGCAGGATGGGCCGCTAAAACTTTCTGCTGGTCGCTTCCGCCTGCTGCGTAGCGAACTGCCACGAGCCCGCGAACATTTCATCCGTTGGTATAGCGAACATGCCCGCAGCTGGCTGGCCTTACGAGTCGAGAACCACCAAGCGCGAATGGACCTGACCCCCAGCGGTGTGCGTGTGCAGGATCTGGGCTATCGCTGGGGCTCCTGTGGCAAGGGCGCACAGCTCTATTTTCATTGGAAAACAATCCTGCTGCCCAAGCCCATTGCGGAGTATGTGGTTGTGCATGAGATGGTGCACCTGCAAGAGCCACATCACACCCCAGAATTTTGGCTCCGCCTTGAACGCGTCATGCCTGACTACGCACAGCGCAAGACATGGCTGGCAGAACATGGAATTGATGTTGAAGGCCTCTGA
- a CDS encoding cysteine hydrolase family protein, whose amino-acid sequence MQQALLIIDVQPSFAPPQWLIDGIQTLIGTLPSVATVERHDESRTPFQKQLGWHPAPDDDSLIQADRIFIKHGYAPSPETIEYLKSLKVDRVLVCGLQTDTCCLAAGFALFDAGLQPTLITDLTMGSSLDRTGGLGARLWEHHFGHTVKSSEL is encoded by the coding sequence ATGCAACAAGCCCTCCTCATCATCGACGTCCAACCCAGTTTCGCCCCACCCCAATGGCTCATCGACGGCATCCAGACACTCATCGGCACCTTGCCCAGCGTCGCCACCGTCGAACGCCACGACGAATCCAGAACCCCGTTCCAGAAACAACTCGGCTGGCACCCGGCACCGGACGACGACAGCCTGATCCAGGCTGATCGCATTTTCATCAAACACGGTTATGCGCCGTCACCGGAAACCATCGAGTATTTGAAAAGCCTGAAAGTGGATCGGGTATTGGTCTGTGGATTACAAACCGATACCTGTTGCCTGGCGGCGGGGTTTGCGTTGTTCGATGCGGGGTTGCAGCCGACATTGATTACGGATTTGACGATGGGGTCGTCGCTGGACCGGACGGGTGGGTTAGGGGCGCGGCTTTGGGAGCATCATTTCGGGCACACGGTGAAATCGAGTGAGTTGTAG
- a CDS encoding DUF6124 family protein, with protein MKKPRLTLIKNPNPPISDALDLTQMSEEIERRVSARLRDPKRSVPTGSIFAVNPDIDAPTLLAYASQNLASVKAMSTDLVAQLEGPHRNKALAIQRLAVLTELLVNQALKNISSRESRIKPV; from the coding sequence ATGAAAAAGCCCCGCCTGACCTTGATTAAAAATCCGAACCCTCCAATATCGGACGCTCTCGATCTGACCCAGATGTCTGAAGAAATTGAACGCCGCGTCAGCGCTCGCCTGCGCGACCCGAAACGATCTGTTCCAACAGGAAGTATTTTCGCTGTTAACCCGGACATCGACGCACCTACCCTGCTCGCTTACGCCAGTCAAAACCTGGCCTCTGTGAAGGCCATGTCCACCGATCTGGTCGCTCAGCTCGAAGGTCCCCATCGCAACAAGGCATTGGCGATTCAGCGGCTGGCTGTTTTGACCGAGTTGCTGGTCAATCAAGCGCTGAAAAATATCAGCTCGCGTGAATCCAGGATCAAACCGGTCTGA
- a CDS encoding type II toxin-antitoxin system HipA family toxin — protein sequence MKMTSLKVSTPEGSSGSILTSREDFIFRYHDDAFPNMAISLSMPVRADEFRRRDLHPIFQMNLPEGYVLEQLRNRLAKTVNVDPMLLLALSGSSSPIGRVQVRSEAVDVLLGGQRFPGEKLEEILSWDGTEDIFAGLLDRYILRAGISGVQPKVLVPEQQETELPRVTSKTSDLIIKSGRDEFPGLAINEFLCMSIAKDAGIPVPEFYLSDNTRLFVMRRFDRDEQLNPIGFEDMAALMGLSADQKYSKSYAAIAKAIRLFCPAQHHRSSLDQLFDSVALSCIIGNGDAHLKNFGLLYSDPTQRDARLAPAYDIVNTTAYIPEDVLALDLAGNKSMFASRQGLLEFAQSCEVERPKERIQRLLTSLERVLERYPQHRDQAPHVVSAIQQSAAPFALTFG from the coding sequence ATGAAAATGACTTCTCTCAAAGTCAGCACGCCTGAGGGCAGCAGCGGCAGCATTCTGACAAGCCGCGAGGATTTCATTTTCCGCTATCACGACGATGCATTTCCCAACATGGCCATCAGCCTGTCGATGCCCGTTCGAGCTGACGAGTTTCGTCGCCGAGACCTGCACCCGATCTTTCAGATGAATCTGCCGGAAGGGTATGTGCTGGAACAATTGCGTAATCGTCTGGCTAAAACCGTAAACGTCGATCCGATGTTGCTGCTGGCTCTTTCTGGTAGCAGCTCGCCTATTGGCAGGGTTCAGGTGCGTTCCGAAGCGGTCGATGTTTTGCTTGGCGGACAGCGATTTCCAGGTGAAAAACTCGAAGAGATCCTGAGCTGGGATGGGACGGAAGATATCTTCGCCGGCCTTCTTGATCGCTACATCCTGCGGGCTGGTATTTCGGGTGTTCAGCCCAAGGTACTGGTGCCGGAGCAGCAGGAAACCGAGTTGCCAAGGGTGACCTCGAAAACCTCGGACTTAATCATAAAAAGTGGTCGGGACGAGTTCCCCGGACTGGCGATCAATGAGTTCCTGTGCATGTCCATCGCCAAGGACGCCGGCATTCCCGTGCCAGAGTTTTACCTCTCTGATAACACCAGGCTGTTTGTCATGCGTCGCTTTGACCGAGACGAGCAGCTCAATCCAATTGGCTTTGAAGACATGGCGGCGCTGATGGGGCTTTCGGCTGATCAGAAGTACAGCAAAAGTTATGCGGCAATTGCTAAAGCAATCCGGTTGTTTTGTCCGGCGCAGCATCATCGATCCTCGCTTGATCAACTCTTCGATAGCGTGGCCCTGAGTTGCATCATTGGAAACGGTGATGCTCATTTGAAGAATTTCGGTTTGCTCTATTCGGATCCTACGCAACGCGATGCGCGGCTGGCGCCGGCTTACGACATCGTCAATACCACGGCTTACATCCCCGAGGATGTTCTGGCATTGGATCTGGCGGGTAACAAGTCAATGTTTGCCTCGCGCCAAGGGCTACTGGAGTTCGCACAGAGTTGTGAGGTTGAACGACCCAAAGAACGTATTCAGCGGTTGCTTACTTCTCTTGAGCGAGTGCTTGAGCGTTATCCTCAGCATAGGGATCAGGCACCCCACGTAGTGAGTGCCATTCAACAGTCAGCTGCGCCCTTTGCTTTGACTTTTGGGTAG
- a CDS encoding helix-turn-helix domain-containing protein, whose protein sequence is MDYHLLILRLAAQIREKRMNRGLTQANLAELAGLTRQKVIAVEKGSPSIGMIAYARVLGALDCELAVIPAAMPTLEELGDLFE, encoded by the coding sequence ATGGACTACCACTTATTGATTTTGCGACTTGCTGCTCAGATACGCGAAAAGCGTATGAATCGCGGCCTGACGCAGGCAAATCTCGCCGAACTCGCCGGGCTGACTCGCCAAAAGGTCATTGCTGTGGAGAAGGGCAGTCCTTCCATAGGGATGATCGCCTACGCGCGAGTTTTGGGCGCTCTGGATTGTGAGCTGGCTGTCATCCCGGCAGCCATGCCGACACTTGAAGAGCTTGGAGATTTGTTCGAATGA
- a CDS encoding DUF2252 domain-containing protein, translating into MTSLKNRLKQGKDARKTCPRNTQSSLGNIDRDPLPLIKASSEGRIKSLVELRYGRMLVSPFTFYRGNALLQAHDLAGTSSMGLISPICGDSHLMNFGGFATPERNLLFSLNDFDEAHPGPWEWDLKRLVASFLIAAKDLRHGETVEEEVCRQVVAAYQKTMVECAEQSAMETWYESIRYDDLLEQASKATLEHVERALEKAERRTHAELLPKICERDAHGRLTIRDDLPEIFHLHKNTTLLDADDDWLRLSDWKPLYETFMGDYRGTLQADRRELLSRFHAHDMAFKVVGVGSVGTRCLVALLTDEQENPLFLQFKEARRSVLAGYVKTRPRVQHEGQRVVNGQRLMQSASDLFLGWTTGPSGRHFYVRQLRDMKVSAEIETFDAETFAAYARTCGRALARAHAKSSGHAAQISGYIGKSEALADALLKYAKDYTRQNEQDFELFQKACRKGRLQARSEADFAADHLP; encoded by the coding sequence ATGACCTCCCTCAAAAACCGCCTGAAGCAAGGCAAGGATGCTCGTAAGACCTGCCCCCGCAACACCCAGTCGTCCCTCGGCAACATCGACCGCGACCCGCTGCCACTGATCAAGGCGTCCAGCGAGGGCCGTATAAAGTCGCTGGTCGAGTTGCGCTACGGCCGGATGCTGGTCTCTCCTTTCACGTTTTATCGTGGCAACGCCCTGCTCCAGGCCCATGACCTGGCTGGCACGTCCAGCATGGGGCTGATATCGCCCATTTGCGGCGACAGTCATTTGATGAACTTCGGCGGTTTCGCCACGCCCGAACGTAATCTGCTGTTCAGCCTCAATGACTTCGACGAAGCGCACCCCGGGCCTTGGGAGTGGGACCTCAAGAGGTTGGTGGCGAGTTTCCTGATAGCGGCGAAGGACCTGCGGCACGGCGAGACAGTCGAGGAAGAGGTCTGCCGCCAGGTGGTCGCGGCCTATCAAAAAACCATGGTCGAGTGCGCCGAACAGAGCGCCATGGAGACCTGGTACGAGTCCATCCGCTACGACGATTTGCTGGAGCAAGCGAGCAAAGCCACGCTGGAACATGTGGAGCGGGCCCTCGAGAAAGCCGAGCGACGCACCCACGCCGAGTTGCTGCCGAAAATCTGTGAGCGTGACGCCCATGGCCGTCTGACGATTCGCGATGACTTGCCGGAAATCTTCCACCTGCATAAAAACACCACGCTGCTGGATGCCGATGATGACTGGCTGCGTCTCTCCGACTGGAAGCCGCTTTACGAGACGTTCATGGGCGACTACCGAGGCACCCTGCAAGCGGATCGACGTGAACTGTTGTCGCGGTTTCATGCCCACGATATGGCGTTCAAAGTGGTGGGCGTGGGCAGTGTCGGCACGCGTTGCCTGGTGGCGCTGTTGACTGACGAACAGGAGAACCCGCTGTTCCTGCAATTCAAGGAAGCGCGACGCTCGGTGCTCGCCGGTTACGTCAAGACCCGGCCGCGGGTGCAGCACGAGGGTCAGCGTGTGGTGAATGGCCAACGCTTGATGCAATCGGCCAGCGATCTGTTCCTCGGCTGGACCACCGGGCCCAGTGGTCGGCACTTTTATGTGCGCCAACTGCGGGACATGAAAGTCTCGGCGGAAATCGAGACGTTCGATGCAGAAACTTTCGCCGCCTACGCACGGACCTGTGGCCGCGCCCTGGCCCGGGCTCACGCCAAATCGTCAGGGCACGCCGCGCAGATCAGCGGTTACATCGGCAAAAGCGAGGCGTTGGCCGATGCGCTGCTCAAGTATGCCAAAGACTATACCCGGCAGAATGAGCAAGACTTCGAGCTGTTTCAGAAGGCCTGTCGCAAGGGCCGCTTGCAGGCGCGCTCTGAAGCGGACTTTGCGGCGGATCATTTGCCATAA
- a CDS encoding ATPase domain-containing protein gives MSTKVTINRLATGVPGLDEVLGGGLPEFSFNMIAGPPGCGKTTLAHQMMFALATPERPALFFTVLGEPPLKMLRYQQQFDFFDAEAINQSIRYINLADDTLAGDLDQVLRRIVSEVETHAPALVFVDSFRSVVLASQTEDNPNNNLPQFIQQLGMLMTTWQATTFLIGEYFTETDTNPIFTVADGLIWLRQSVERNSMVRKMEIMKMRGQPTLPGLHTFRIATSGIKVFAPAPLNPIEAPLEFPIKRLKMGVPQLDDMLGGGLPRGYSLLVAGPSGSGKSILAATFLAEGARNGETGVIAVFEQRPNHSQNATLAGLIQSGQIGLVDSRAPDLSIDEIVQLLLSEIDRLKATRVVIDSLSGFELALAPTFREDFRESLSRMVTALTSAGVSVLMTSELEDRYTDLRFSPYGTAFLTDAIIVQRYIEVQSRLLRIMAVVKVRASAHSDELRLYRIDDDGLQIGEMLPDQEGLLGGRPTRRPALQDKV, from the coding sequence ATGAGCACCAAAGTAACTATCAACCGTCTGGCCACCGGCGTGCCAGGACTGGACGAGGTGCTGGGCGGAGGTTTGCCGGAATTTTCGTTCAACATGATTGCCGGCCCTCCGGGCTGCGGCAAAACCACCCTGGCGCATCAGATGATGTTTGCCCTGGCAACGCCTGAACGCCCGGCGTTGTTCTTTACCGTACTGGGCGAGCCGCCGCTGAAGATGCTGCGCTACCAGCAGCAATTCGACTTTTTCGATGCCGAAGCGATCAACCAGTCGATCCGCTACATTAACCTGGCCGACGACACCCTGGCCGGGGATCTGGACCAGGTCCTGCGCCGCATCGTCAGCGAAGTCGAAACCCACGCCCCGGCGCTGGTGTTTGTCGACTCGTTCCGCTCCGTGGTGCTGGCCAGCCAGACCGAAGACAACCCGAACAACAACCTGCCGCAGTTCATCCAGCAACTGGGCATGTTGATGACCACCTGGCAGGCGACGACCTTCCTGATTGGCGAATATTTCACCGAAACCGACACCAACCCGATTTTCACCGTGGCCGATGGCCTGATCTGGCTGCGCCAAAGCGTCGAGCGCAACTCGATGGTGCGCAAGATGGAAATCATGAAGATGCGCGGCCAGCCGACCTTGCCGGGGCTGCACACCTTCCGCATCGCCACCTCGGGGATCAAGGTCTTCGCCCCCGCGCCACTGAACCCGATTGAAGCGCCGCTGGAGTTCCCGATCAAACGCCTGAAAATGGGCGTGCCGCAGCTCGATGACATGCTCGGTGGCGGTCTGCCCCGGGGTTATTCGTTGCTGGTGGCCGGGCCATCGGGTTCGGGCAAAAGCATTCTGGCCGCGACCTTCCTCGCCGAAGGCGCGCGCAATGGCGAGACCGGCGTGATCGCGGTGTTCGAGCAACGGCCCAATCACTCGCAAAACGCTACGCTGGCCGGGCTTATCCAGAGCGGCCAGATCGGTTTGGTCGACAGCCGCGCGCCGGACCTGTCCATCGACGAAATCGTCCAGTTGCTGCTCAGCGAGATCGACCGACTCAAAGCCACTCGCGTGGTGATCGATTCGCTGTCGGGCTTCGAGCTGGCGCTGGCGCCGACCTTCCGCGAGGATTTTCGCGAGTCGCTGTCGCGCATGGTCACCGCGCTGACCAGTGCCGGGGTCAGCGTATTGATGACCTCGGAGCTGGAAGACCGTTACACCGACCTGCGTTTCAGCCCTTACGGCACGGCGTTCCTCACCGACGCGATCATCGTCCAGCGCTACATCGAAGTGCAGAGCCGCTTGCTGCGCATCATGGCCGTGGTCAAGGTCCGTGCCAGCGCACACTCCGATGAGCTGCGCCTGTACCGCATCGACGATGACGGCCTGCAGATCGGCGAGATGTTGCCGGATCAGGAAGGTTTGCTCGGCGGCCGGCCAACCCGTCGGCCCGCCCTCCAGGACAAGGTGTAA
- a CDS encoding sensor histidine kinase, protein MTEATGTNAQAMATAARELFLLGQKTVEARAVLTALQKELNDTNNRLVDAQQIEHLVEANQQLVLAVLLAQTDAEKPQRSKEEQRLFLEMREANAQLVIAALSAQNLQASAEHTLAQQRNILTLVAHELRNPLTPISMIAGRLVRVPAAELPRMQALIESQVQHMSRLVDDLLDVSRASTGKLRLDRQIVDMVEIIQGAIEVCSPVMNTRHLHFNAELPACALSVDGDPVRLTQILGNLLGNAAKYTPAGGHVTLSVTATADVLEMSIYDDGIGISAQALPFIFEPFVQDVHAIGFNGAGLGIGLTVVRELVEAHGGKVVGMSDGDGLGSTFIVTLPLVV, encoded by the coding sequence ATGACTGAGGCCACTGGCACGAACGCACAAGCGATGGCGACCGCCGCGCGTGAGTTGTTCCTGCTCGGCCAGAAAACCGTCGAAGCACGTGCGGTGCTGACGGCGCTGCAAAAAGAACTGAACGACACCAACAATCGACTGGTGGATGCCCAGCAAATCGAGCACCTGGTCGAAGCCAATCAGCAATTGGTGCTGGCGGTGCTATTGGCGCAAACCGATGCGGAAAAACCCCAGCGCTCGAAAGAAGAGCAACGGCTGTTCCTGGAGATGCGCGAGGCCAATGCACAATTGGTGATCGCCGCCCTCAGCGCGCAAAACCTGCAAGCCTCGGCGGAACACACGCTGGCGCAGCAACGCAACATCCTCACCTTGGTCGCCCATGAACTGCGCAACCCGCTGACGCCCATCAGCATGATCGCTGGTCGCCTGGTGCGGGTGCCCGCCGCCGAGCTGCCACGCATGCAGGCGCTGATCGAAAGCCAGGTGCAGCACATGTCGCGGCTGGTGGACGACTTGCTCGACGTATCCCGCGCCAGCACCGGCAAGCTGCGCCTTGATCGCCAAATCGTCGACATGGTGGAAATCATCCAGGGCGCCATCGAAGTGTGCAGCCCGGTGATGAACACCCGTCACCTGCACTTCAACGCCGAACTGCCCGCGTGCGCGCTGTCGGTGGACGGCGACCCGGTGCGCCTGACGCAAATCCTCGGCAATCTTCTGGGTAACGCGGCCAAGTACACCCCTGCCGGAGGTCATGTCACGCTGTCGGTCACGGCCACAGCCGATGTGCTGGAGATGAGTATCTACGATGACGGCATCGGCATTTCCGCCCAGGCCTTGCCGTTTATCTTCGAACCGTTTGTGCAAGATGTGCATGCCATCGGCTTCAACGGCGCCGGTCTGGGCATTGGCCTGACGGTGGTTCGCGAACTGGTCGAAGCCCATGGCGGCAAGGTGGTTGGCATGAGCGACGGCGATGGCTTGGGCAGTACTTTTATCGTGACATTGCCGCTGGTGGTTTGA